Proteins encoded together in one Ictidomys tridecemlineatus isolate mIctTri1 chromosome 3, mIctTri1.hap1, whole genome shotgun sequence window:
- the Arhgap27 gene encoding rho GTPase-activating protein 27 isoform X2, producing MVDMIAKLTRRQSRALRAQADDPQEPVYANVERQPRATSPRAVAAPGPSPVWETHTDAGTGRLYYYNPDTGVTTWESPFEAAEGPASPATSPASVGSPESLEGEWGQYWDEESRRVFFYNALTGETAWEDDPEDQLEMQPGLSPGSPMDQRPPTPETDYPELLTSYPEEDYSPVGSFSEPSPTCPLAAPPGWSCHISPDKQMIYTNHFTQEQWMKLEDQQGKPYFYNPEDSSVRWELPQVPIPAPRSICKSSQDSDTPAQPSLPEEKIKTLDKAGVLYRTKTVDKGKRLRKKHWSASWTVLEGGVLTFFKDSKTSAAGGLRQPYKLSTPEYTVELKGATLSWAPKDKSSKKNVLELQSRDGSEYLIQHDSEAIISTWQKAIAQGIQELSADLPAEEESETGSADFGSSERLGSWREREDDTRSSAAAGPVLSPGGQESDLSKVRHKLRRFLQRRPTLQSLREKGYIRDQVFGCALAVLCEREKSSVPRFVQQCIRTVEARGLDIDGLYRISGNLATIQKLRYRVDHDERLDLDDGRWEDVHVITGALKLFFRELPEPLFPFSHFSQFIAAIKLQDQAQRSRCVRDLVRSLPTPNHDTLRLLFQHLCRVIQHGEQNRMSVQSVAIVFGPTLLRPETEENSMTMTMVFQNQVVELILQQCSDIFPPH from the exons ATGGTGGATATGATTGCCAAACTGACCAGGAGGCAGAGTCGAGCCCTACGGGCACAG GCGGACGACCCCCAGGAGCCGGTGTACGCGAACGTAGAGCGGCAACCTCGCGCCACCTCGCCGCGCGCTGTCGCAGCCCCCGGCCCCAGCCCGGTGTGGGAGACGCACACGGACGCGGGCACCGGACGCCTCTACTACTACAACCCCGACACGGGCGTGACCACTTGGGAGTCGCCCTTCGAGGCTGCGGAGGGCCCCGCCAGCCCGGCCACCTCTCCGGCTTCAGTGGGCAGCCCCGAGAGCCTCGAGGGCGAGTGGGGCCAGTACTGGGACGAGGAGAGCCGCAGGGTGTTCTTCTACAACGCGCTGACTGGCGAGACCGCCTGGGAGGACGACCCCGAAGACCAGCTGGAGATGCAGCCCGGCCTGAGCCCCGGCAGCCCAATGGACCAGAGA CCCCCCACCCCTGAGACGGACTACCCCGAATTGCTGACTAGTTACCCTGAAGAGGACTATTCCCCCGTGGGTTCCTTCAGTGAGCCCAGCCCCACCTGTCCTTTGGCCGCACCCCCAGGCTGGTCCTGTCACATCAGCCCGGACAAGCAGATGATCTACACCAACCACTTCACCCAAGAGCAG TGGATGAAGCTGGAGGACCAGCAGGGGAAGCCATACTTCTACAACCCAGAGGACTCCTCTGTTCGGTGGGAGCTGCCCCAG GTCCCCATCCCTGCCCCTCGAAGCATCTGCAAATCCAGCCAAGACAGTgacaccccagcccagcccagccttcCAGAGGAAAAA ATCAAGACTCTGGACAAAGCAGGAGTACTCTATCGCACCAAAACAGTGGACAAGGGGAAGCGGCTCCG gaaGAAGCACTGGAGTGCCTCCTGGACAGTGCTGGAGGGTGGCGTCCTCACCTTCTTCAAGGACTCAAAGACCTCAGCTGCTGGCGGCCTG AGGCAGCCTTACAAGCTCTCCACTCCTGAGTACACGGTGGAGCTGAAGGGGGCCACGCTCTCCTGGGCCCCCAAAGACAAATCCAGCAAGAAGAATGTGCTGGAG CTGCAGAGCCGTGATGGCTCCGAGTACCTGATCCAGCATGACTCAGAGGCCATCATCAGCACCTGGCAAAAAGCCATTGCCCAGGGCATCCAGGAGCTG TCTGCAGACCTGCCCGCTGAGGAGGAAAGTGAGACCGGCAGCGCAGATTTCGGGTCCAGTGAGCGCCTGGGAAGCTGGCGGGAGAGAGAGGATGACACTCGGTCCAGTGCAG CGGCCGGACCTGTCCTGAGCCCTGGAGGCCAGGAGAGCGACTTGAGCAAGGTCCGGCACAAGCTGCGCAGGTTCCTACAGCGGCGGCCCACGCTACAATCGCTGCGGGAGAAGGGCTACATCAGAG ATCAGGTGTTCGGCTGCGCGCTGGCGGTGCTGTGTGAGCGCGAGAAGAGCTCGGTGCCGCGCTTCGTGCAGCAGTGTATCCGGACCGTCGAGGCCCGGG GGCTGGACATCGACGGGCTGTACCGCATCAGCGGAAACCTGGCCACCATCCAGAAGCTGCGCTATAGGGTGGACCACG ATGAGCGTCTGGACCTGGACGATGGGCGCTGGGAGGACGTTCATGTCATCACTGGCGCTCTGAAGCTCTTCTTCCGGGAGCTGCCGGAGCCCCTATTCCCCTTCTCGCATTTCAGCCAGTTCATCGCAGCCATCA AGCTGCAGGACCAGGCACAGCGCAGCCGCTGTGTGCGTGACCTGGTGCGCTCACTGCCAACCCCCAACCATGACACACTGCGGCTACTCTTCCAGCACCTGTGCAG GGTGATCCAGCACGGGGAGCAGAACCGCATGTCGGTGCAGAGCGTGGCCATAGTGTTCGGGCCTACGCTGCTGCGGCCCGAGACAGAGGAGAACAGCATGACCATGACCATGGTGTTCCAGAACCAGGTGGTGGAGCTCATCCTGCAGCAGTGCTCAGATATCTTCCCGCCCCACTGA